A single window of Salvia splendens isolate huo1 chromosome 6, SspV2, whole genome shotgun sequence DNA harbors:
- the LOC121808533 gene encoding uncharacterized protein LOC121808533, with amino-acid sequence MAKRRRSQVHDGTAAGTAEINSVFIDTNLGTHIAVSVCSSDTVSDLKKKVTVAHMQSFPEIGDIEVHSVKLEQRSNYYHLSDNMLVWTAFGEVNRNWFLSVTASIVPTHHSVRSSMNDINDDCNGFISDRNKNAIVLFALPACAAQNNAVSETTGSHRRIYAEEHCMRTESPVKKKRKVRHTKDESHNSGFEGGDIMSCRNDKDMKPNMSDSIVKVSGLKNDEYDDDGRLLYDRTYLPNIAEKGNFGSILDYQNLNGTVRPKEDNRFESVVNGLENEVVSVFVQGSSAGMRDAACEGGDVNTLGKKKKRKFEKTAENNHDRTYMEQFGKGERTEPSTLKMEEGMGLSLENGHEVLMPSNSKASDHVIPDFSPKEDILLQSAEKSTIIDQNSHKRLDSDEKKEDNVLESKIDYEGKGVPSVHSGGVRTNISDPYATIMDAGVGTGEVKSDGKKRKKKKVHKTAEFQHTSDVAHAEIGEMNKPLTATTRLEEKGASLELDNEVIMPADSKAPDHVGPDLALKEAIIVRDADAVMEPEISSRVKKMKKKKRAKNSVSTNMENSDIKDIHNGTRCSLDLSSPAGDHVTKGIGKDESTMLNDGMDVEMRPLDAIVQHTIDVAHTEIGEVKKPHTETTRLEEKGASLELDNESIMAADSKAPDHVGPDLALKETSIVGNADAVMEAEISSCVKKMKKRRKTKNSVSTIENSGITDIHNGPRSSLDLSSPSGDHITAGTGKDESTRLNEGVDVEMTLLDASNKDAQEKVWDVNRKEEERTVEDLSDRNKMMMEKTKSFPDVYHAALHTAETENTILKPNQANQDGEITENKSRKTTKKGRKQKHTATDVQENLQVEDEQVGVEPLATKETSFGFANSELASRDVESSQVLSRKSEEKVDENYELVLNTDGLKENTEKGSEGINFKQYFVADQLQNQVDISNKVRKANKLKSSKAKENELMKTSSPSELCEMPRQKPNDFVAPSSSHKKNPSLDKSSSKRSVTLHNNKGNERMLLRSHVKKTMPMKTPKKKILLAKSGTIFHNDSGESYGDENGTLFSDDRTLTSSDSSSMSGDDSEGESEVSQISTRKGSSAAKGKTLDMLEEENVTMDVILRSSKRFKKAKEIATQIEESQPIDFVPDSQPV; translated from the exons ATGGCGAAACGACGTCGTTCGCAGGTTCACGACGGCACAGCTGCAGGCACGGCGGAGATCAACTCTGTGTTCATAGACACCAACCTCGGTACTCACATCGCCGTATCCGTATGCAGCTCCGACACAGTTTCAGACTTAAAAA AGAAGGTGACTGTGGCTCATATGCAATCCTTTCCGGAAATTGGTGATATAGAGGTCCACTCTGTGAAG TTAGAACAGAGATCAAACTATTATCATCTTTCAGACAATATGCTTGTTTGGACTGCATTTGGCGAGGTTAACAGAAATTGGTTTCTTTCGGTCACAGCTTCCATTGTCCCCACACATCACTCAGTCAGAAGCTCTATGAATGATATTAATGATGATTGCAACGGTTTCATATCTGATAGGAACAAGAATGCAATTGTTCTTTTTGCATTGCCGGCATGTGCTGCTCAAAATAATGCTGTTTCGGAGACCACTGGTTCTCACAGAAGAATTTATGCAGAGGAACATTGTATGAGAACCGAGTCTCCTGTGAAGAAGAAACGTAAAGTGAGGCACACAAAAGATGAAAGTCATAATTCTGGATTCGAAGGTGGTGACATCATGTCTTGTCGAAATGATAAAGATATGAAGCCTAATATGTCCGACTCAATTGTTAAGGTCTCAGGTCTGAAGAATGATGAATATGATGATGATGGGAGGCTTCTGTATGACAGAACTTACCTACCCAACATAGCAGAAAAAGGTAATTTTGGAAGCATTTTGGACTACCAGAACCTAAATGGTACCGTTAGACCGAAAGAGGACAATAGGTTTGAGAGTGTGGTAAATGGACTGGAAAATGAGGTTGTTTCCGTTTTTGTACAAGGTTCTTCAGCTGGAATGAGGGATGCCGCTTGTGAAGGTGGAGATGTCAACACtttggggaaaaaaaagaaaaggaaatttgAGAAAACAGCAGAAAACAATCATGATAGAACATATATGGAGCAGTTTGGAAAAGGTGAAAGGACCGAGCCTTCTACTCTTAAAATGGAAGAAGGAATGGGTTTGTCATTAGAGAATGGTCATGAAGTTTTAATGCCATCAAACAGCAAAGCTTCAGACCATGTTATTCCAGATTTTTCACCGAAGGAAGATATCCTTTTGCAGAGTGCAGAAAAGAGTACTATTATTGATCAGAACTCCCATAAACGTTTAGATTCTGATGAGAAAAAAGAAGACAATGTATTAGAGAGTAAAATAGATTATGAAGGCAAGGGTGTTCCATCAGTGCATTCAGGAGGTGTTCGTACTAACATTTCAGATCCTTATGCTACAATAATGGATGCTGGTGTCGGAACAGGGGAGGTGAAATCTGAtgggaagaaaagaaagaaaaagaaagttcACAAAACTGCAGAATTCCAACATACGAGTGATGTGGCACATGCTGAAATTGGTGAAATGAATAAGCCTCTTACAGCAACTACTAGGTTGGAAGAAAAGGGTGCATCTTTAGAGCTTGATAATGAAGTTATAATGCCTGCGGATAGCAAAGCTCCTGACCATGTTGGTCCAGATTTAGCATTGAAAGAGGCCATTATTGTGCGGGATGCTGATGCTGTAATGGAACCTGAAATCTCCAGTCGCgtcaagaagatgaagaaaaaaaagagagcaaAGAATTCTGTCAGCACAAATATGGAGAATTCAGACATTAAAGATATTCACAATGGTACCAGATGTTCTTTGGACTTGTCTTCTCCAGCAGGGGATCATGTCACCAAGGGAATTGGAAAGGATGAAAGCACCATGCTCAATGATGGAATGGATGTCGAGATGAGACCGTTGGATGCGATAGTCCAGCATACAATTGATGTGGCACATACTGAAATTGGTGAAGTGAAGAAGCCTCATACAGAAACTACTAGGTTGGAAGAAAAGGGTGCATCTTTGGAGCTTGATAATGAAAGTATAATGGCTGCTGATAGCAAAGCTCCTGACCATGTTGGTCCAGATCTAGCGTTGAAAGAGACCAGTATTGTGGGGAATGCAGATGCTGTAATGGAAGCTGAAATATCCAGCTGCGttaagaagatgaagaaaaggagaaaaacaAAGAATTCTGTAAGCACTATAGAGAATTCAGGCATCACAGATATTCACAATGGTCCCAGAAGTTCTTTAGACCTGTCTTCTCCATCAGGGGATCATAtcaccgccggaaccggaaaggatgaaagcaccagactCAATGAAGGAGTGGATGTCGAGATGACACTGTTGGATGCTTCTAACAAAGATGCTCAGGAGAAAGTATGGGATGTAAATAGAAAAGAAGAAGAGCGAACTGTGGAAGATTTGAGCGATagaaataaaatgatgatggaAAAGACCAAAAGTTTTCCAGATGTTTACCATGCAGCTTTGCACACTGCTGAAACAGAAAATACCATCTTGAAGCCCAATCAAGCGAACCAGGATGGCGAGATTACTGAGAATAAATCTAGAAAAACTACAAAGAAAGGAAGGAAGCAAAAGCACACTGCAACAGATGTCCAAGAAAATTTGCAAGTTGAGGATGAACAGGTTGGTGTTGAACCTTTAGCAACAAAAGAAACTTCATTTGGTTTTGCAAATTCTGAACTAGCTAGCAGAGATGTAGAGTCGTCCCAAGTTTTGTCTCGTAAGAGTGAAGAAAAGGTAGATGAGAATTACGAGCTTGTCCTAAACACTGATGGTCTCAAAGAAAATACTGAAAAGGGCAGTGAAGGAATCAACTTCAAGCAGTACTTTGTGGCTGACCAACTCCAGAATCAAGTCGATATCAGTAACAAGGTAAGAAAGGCAAACAAGTTGAAGAGTTCAAAAGCTAAAGAAAATGAACTGATGAAAACTTCTAGTCCTTCTGAGTTGTGTGAGATGCCTCGTCAGAAACCCAATGACTTTGTTGCTCCCTCATCCTCCCATAAGAAGAACCCATCTTTGGATAAATCAAGCTCGAAAAGGTCCGTGACATTGCACAACAATAAGGGAAATGAAAGGATGCTGTTGCGTTCACATGTTAAAAAAACGATGCCTATGAAAACTCCGAAGAAAAAGATTTTGTTGGCAAAGTCAGGAACAATTTTTCATAATGATAGTGGTGAAAGTTATGGGGATGAAAATGGAACCTTGTTTTCAGATGATCGCACCCTCACTTCATCAGATAGTTCATCCATGTCAGGTGATGACTCGGAAGGGGAAAGTGAAGTGAGCCAGATTTCAACTCGCAAAG GATCCAGTGCTGCAAAAGGAAAAACTTTGGATATGTTAGAAGA GGAGAATGTGACGATGGATGTGATCCTAAGAAGCTCGAAGCGGTTCAAGAAGGCGAAGGAGATCGCCACCCAGATCGAAGAATCCCAGCCCATCGATTTTGTTCCTGATAGTCAGCCCGTTTAA
- the LOC121808585 gene encoding ALBINO3-like protein 1, chloroplastic, producing MMSSFLHSTAQNLLLSPFSGRIETLTPVSGRARFCNFTFQKPSLRGRNFGIVRCGLGQVPFPEPENAEFLIKDLFGRVEGLLYTSADAAVSSSDAVGTTKQNSDWLSGITNAMEVVLKILKDGLSTLHVPYAYGFAIILLTMLVKAATFPLTKKQVESAMSMQSLAPQIKAIQERYAGDQERIQLETARLYKLAGINPLAGCLPTLATIPIWIGLYRALSNAADEGLLTEGFFWIPSLSGPTTVAARQTGSGTTWLFPFIDGHPPLGWSDTLAYLVLPVLLIVTQYISVQIMQPPQSNDPNVKNSQAITKLLPLMIGYFALSVPSGLSLYWLTNNILSTGQQVWLRKLGGAKSPKQIVDDSIEKEPIQTLKSISVAPPAKKVVEKEEKLTPEGFRPGERFKQLKEQEARKKRQREEELRKSEEAAANGLQITNGKVNKEITPPEGETSPSNIDSFSVNANNVKPESKDDERSSADREENPDI from the exons ATGATGTCCAGTTTTCTTCATTCAACCGCACAGAATTTGTTGCTGTCTCCGTTTTCAGGTCGGATAGAAACGCTAACACCGGTTTCCGGCAGAGCCCGTTTCTGCAATTTTACGTTTCAGAAGCCCTCACTGAGGGGCCGCAATTTTGGGATCGTGCGGTGCGGTTTGGGCCAGGTTCCATTTCCTGAACCGGAAAATGCTGAGTTCCTAATCAAGGATTTGTTTGGTAGAGTTGAAGGGCTTCTATACACAAGTGCTGATGCTGCTGTGAGTTCTTCCGATGCAGTTGGTACAACCAAGCAGAATAGTGATTGGCTTTCTGGGATTACGAATGCCATGGAAGTTGTTTTGAAG ATTCTTAAAGATGGGCTTTCCACTCTGCATGTTCCCTACGCTTATGGTTTTGCTATCATTTTATTGACGATGCTCGTTAAGGCTGCCACTTTTCCTTTGACAAAGAAACAG GTGGAATCAGCAATGTCCATGCAGTCTTTGGCACCTCAGATAAAAGCTATTCAGGAACGATATGCTGGAGATCAG GAAAGGATTCAACTCGAAACAGCTCGGCTGTACAAACTAGCTGGTATAAATCCATTGGCAG GATGTCTTCCTACGCTTGCCACTATTCCCATATGGATTGGACTTTATAGAGCTCTTTCTAATGCAGCCGATGAG GGATTGTTAACGGAAGGCTTCTTCTGGATACCCTCACTATCTGGTCCGACAACTGTTGCTGCTAGGCAAACTGGTAGTGGTACCACTTGGCTTTTCCCCTTCATT GATGGCCATCCTCCTCTTGGGTGGTCAGATACTTTGGCATATCTTGTCTTGCCTGTTCTTTTGATTGTTACTCAATACATCTCTGTACAGATCATGCAACCGCCACAG AGTAATGATCCAAATGTCAAGAATTCTCAAGCCATAACGAAGTTGCTACCATTGATGATTGGATATTTTGCTCTCTCGGTTCCTTCTGGTTTAAGCCTTTACTG GCTTACAAACAACATCCTGAGTACAGGACAACAGGTATGGCTACGTAAATTGGGTGGTGCAAAAAGTCCTAAGCAAATTGTTGATGACAGTATCGAGAAAGAGCCAATCCAAACACTAAAGTCCATATCCGTAGCACCACCAGCCAAAAAGGTGgttgagaaagaagaaaaactAACTCCAGAAGGGTTTCGTCCGGGTGAAAG GTTTAAACAACTAAAGGAACAAGAAGCTCGAAAAAAAAGGCAAAGAGAGGAAGAGTTGAGGAAATCTGAGGAGGCAGCAGCTAACGGACTTCAGATTACAAATGGCAAAGTAAATAAAGAAATCACCCCACCTGAGGGGGAGACCAGTCCTTCTAACATTGATAGCTTCTCTGTGAATGCTAATAATGTCAAGCCAGAATCGAAGGATGATGAGAGGTCATCTGCTGATAGAGAAGAAAATCCTGATATTTGA
- the LOC121807039 gene encoding uncharacterized protein LOC121807039, whose product MDLLNSSCCLGLSPNLQKLSPSRFLGRDILHICPTKLHYRHGGYTKALAGQNNVNKLKKRQKMQKEKQGVLDEIEGLDEDKMSSEINEAQASVLVPSRSSVLQACTFTSLSIAALGVLIRQVSHFVSGEGWPVLDRSEDITFSVESWHFGLIIGSVILVSSCRLLLLKIWPDFAESSKAANQQVLTSLEPLDYLVVAFLPGISEELLFRGALMPLFGVSWMSIFAVAALFGVLHLGSGRKYSFAVWATFVGVVYGYTTSFSSSIVVPMASHALNNLVGGISWRLSSDAD is encoded by the exons ATGGATTTGCTCAACAGCAGCTGCTGCCTTGGGCTATCTCCTAATCTTCAAAAGCTGTCTCCTTCCCGATTCCTGG GTAGAGATATACTACATATTTGTCCCACCAAATTACACTAT AGACATGGAGGTTATACAAAAGCTTTGGCTGGTCAGAATAATGTCAACAAGTTGAAGAAACGACAGAAAATGCAAAAAGAGAAGCAGGGAGTTTTAGATGAAATTGAAGGTCTAGATGAGGATAAGATGTCTTCTGAAATTAATGAAGCTCAAGCTTCAGTTTTGGTCCCATCAAGGAGTAGTGTGCTTCAAGCCTGCACTTTCACTTCTCTTTCCATAGCTGCTTTGGGGGTTTTAATTAGGCAG GTTTCTCATTTTGTGTCGGGAGAGGGATGGCCTGTTCTTGACCGTTCCGAGGATATAACTT TTAGTGTCGAGTCATGGCATTTCGGGTTGATTATAGGATCAGTAATTCTGGTATCATCATGTCGTCTCTTGCTACTGAAGATATGGCCAGATTTTGCAGAGTCTAGTAAAGCAGCTAATCAGCAG GTTCTTACTTCCTTGGAGCCTCTCGATTACTTGGTCGTAGCATTTTTACCTGGAATCAGTGAG GAACTTCTCTTCCGTGGGGCATTAATGCCTCTCTTTGGCGTTAGCTGGATGAGTATCTTCGCGGTTGCAGCACTATTCGGTGTCCTGCACCTCGGAAGTGGCAGGAAATATTCATTTGCAGTCTG GGCAACTTTTGTTGGGGTTGTGTATGGTTACACGACAAGTTTTTCGTCAAGTATCGTTGTGCCTATGGCTTCTCATGCGCTGAACAACTTGGTCGGAGGCATTAGCTGGCGTCTCTCTTCAGACGCAGATTAG